Part of the Spinacia oleracea cultivar Varoflay chromosome 5, BTI_SOV_V1, whole genome shotgun sequence genome, TCAGCTCAGATCATATcagttcagatcagattagaaaaataaatccagatcagaaaaaataatttcagattatatcaGATCatgagaaataaggtgaactaaatggGGCCGTAATGGTATTATTTTAGACCTTACATACTTGATTGTAGaacataaatttgaattatgtgGAAAGTAATAAATAGTTCTTTTTATGCCAAATTATGCCATAAAAATATACATAAGTAgccataattttctttttaatcgTAAATGCGAGttagaatgagttttaaatGATCTTATAAACAAACATAAATGAAAGCGAACGAGCTATTCGCGCACCTAAATGAGTCGAATATCAAGTTGTTCGAGCTAATCTCATTATTAAACgagtttaaattaattttttcggACTCATTTATTTATGAAGGACGATTTGACCGAATTTTAACCGAGCTTGTACACGAACGTATCAGCTCATTGATATCCCTATACCAAACCATATCATTTGCTTTTTGAACTCCGTATAGTTCATATGTTTGCATTTGGTTTGCAGCATTGCATGTTTTGTTGTCTTTGATTTGATTCATAGTGGAACGAAGTATTTTATATTCTTAGGTAAACCTCGACAAATCAAAGGATGAAGAAGGAGGAATCTACGTAACTCGAATACCACAATATCACTCCAACAACCCCCAACCCAACAAGGCACAAACAAATCAAGAGATAGTGAAAAGGGTCAACTTAAATGACCATATCTCCCAATAACAACACCATCTACTATCTACATGTCTGCTACAGACCACAGGTAGGCTTCTCGTTCAGTAGCTCGTTTTTCATTTGTCCTTTTGACCAATTGCTTTTCATATCCTACATTGCAGAGAAAAGAGGATGAGAATCTTAGGAATTTtctttaaaattagtaaagtttGATTAAAACAAGACTTACCAGTACTACGATTAACTCCGTCCCAATGTCTCCCGGGTTTGATGCCGTATCTGTTAGGTTCATAGTCAACTCCCCTGTTGAGCCAGCTGTGACTAGGTCTATCTTGGGGAATAATGAAACCAGACTCCTTCATCTTCTCATTATCACCCAAGTCTGAAAGAACCAAGTCCGATTGTTTTTTCTGCAACCCCCATTCAAAAGAGTCTCACTCAAATATTCTATCAATAGATTTCAGTAACAGAGCATCATCTTAGTTTCAATACCTTGACCAAATGTAACATTGGATCACCCCACCTAGGTCTATCCTTCATCATGATATCAAGTTCTGGATCATCTCTGCAAACAGAACAAACATCATCATCATATTTTAAAACAAGACCTCGCGTAATATTCAGAGTCTCATCAGTAGGACTCTTTAAAACAAGACCTCGCGTAATATTCAAAGTCATCTTTTTGCAAGATAATAATCACCCCTCTCCTATTTCAGATGTTATTACTTTCATTTTTGGTCATCGGCCTTCAATAACCCACTTCCATAGTTCCATATAGAAGCAGAAAAATAAAGTAGGGAGGATGAAATGACACTTGACTGTTCAACTGATAATACAATGGCGGAATACAGAATGCAATTTTCTCAACCCCATTCTCCCCAATAAAAACATCAAAAAAGAGGCCAAATCTAAAAATCAAATATAAAAAAGGAAATTGATATATGCAGGCTACAAATAAGAAACTAAGCTAGCTTATACTAAACATTAACTACACCGACCGACCCGTGATTTTGGCATGAATTCCTATTTAGGAACTGCATTATATGTTTATTTACCCTATAAAGTAAAACAGTTTAATCACAATCTATCCCTGTCATAAGTAATAAGAAGTCAGCGTCCACTTGAGTTTACCTGGACCGTGCAAATGGTTTCTCTTTCTCAAGTTCCAGCTCAAGAAGCCTAGCTTCAGCTTCACGTTTTTGAGCCAAGCCCTTACCCCATTCCAGCTTCTTCTCCTCCTAATCAACAGAAAGTAAAGCATAAATATCGCTAGTCCTGACAAAAACAGAGGAAACAAGTAAAATCAAagtccaaatagaaaatgtataGCATATCCAGTTCCATGTCCATCACTCTATCCAGAGACAGCGGTAGATAAATTACTACCGCAATTTAACCAAGGAATTGAGCACATCTGAGATGAGCAAAAACTGCCTTATTTTGCACAAGCAAAAACTGTGTCCGTCAGGATTGTCAGCAAGATTGGTAAGTTTACTTGTATTCTTTTGCTAGGAGTCTTTCaatatttcgaaaattaaagTATTCACATTAATACATATTTATTGAACTCCAAAATATTTGCCAACACTACTGGGAGTCGGACGAAGGAGTATGGAATAGTACATTCTACAGCATAGGGAAAGGTGGGTATAGTGACCATTGACAGACCCCTAACCCACCACCAAAAAAAGTTCCTTTCAGGCATTTCATTCTACAAGGCATGTGTCTCTCATTGAAGACTTGTCTCCCAAAATAGTCAAGGAAAATAAGGCTCATGACTCATCTGAAAAACGGGCCGATAGATCTGAAACATATGATACAAGAAAGGGACATGCATGAATATCAGCTTACTATTGAGAAAAAATACATCATGAGCTTATTTAGGTAACAAATAAGAATTTGAATCCGTGGATACAATCTAAAGTTACCAAACTTGATGCAGGAGAATTCCAGTACATGAAAAGACTCCCAAAGGACAAGGTTTGGGCATGATAGGATTTTGGGATTCAGTGGACTTTCCAAGTCAATTCTTATAATCAACCCTCCTTTCTCTTGGTTGAGCAAAATGAATAGGCATTTGGAAGCTGAAGTGCACCTGTGCACTGGAGGTAATTTGAGGGCTTTAAACTGAAGTTAGAAAAAGAGAACACTGCTCGTCACAAACACGTTAGAGGCTTTCCAGAAATTGCCTTTTGATGCTCACCTGACATGGCCGTGTCAGCATATCAGACGACCTGCAGATTGTGATTTTGCAGTTTCTTCCATCATATGAAAGCTTCTTAACTACTCTTTTCTTTTTAGGGCTTTTAAATACCTAGAATAAGTTGTGATTAGGGCTTAATAGCTAAAGTGAAGTAAGCCATTCTATAAATATTGATGTAAGCATCAACAGAGTAATCCTAAGATAGCTTTTGATGATTGAATGAATGAAACCCTTGTGTCTTTGTGACTCTCTTCCTCCACTGTGAATCTGGCAAACCCTCTACTTTCGAGATCTAAACTTTGTGCAGGGATTGTTGAAGGTAGTTTGTAGATTCACCCCTAAACATGTATTTTTCTTTTCCATCACCATACAACACCACCTCTAAAGTGGTAATGATGGTAagttggaaataaaagtttatgAAGAAAATGAGGAATTTGGAATAATTAGCATTCCCACTGATATTAGCATGCAAGTTTCTTCTCATAATTGCATATATAATCATTACTGCAGGCTGCTAGTGCTTTATATAGACCTAGGAGAACACACAGCCAGTAACAGCAATATTTAGCCTCTCAAATATTATACTCATAAAAAAGCCGTAACAGAAAATATTAGCGACCTTCTTGGGCTTTTCTTCTTTCTTGGTTAGCTTCAAGTACTCGTCCTTTGATATGCGTTCTCCTGTGATACAGTGTTCACTGTTATTAAGTTACAAACATATAAATGCCACAAAAGCAAAGCCTAGGTCAGGAGTTATAGCACGGCTAGGAGCAATAAAGCAAGGAACCAAGTCACTAACCCTTGAAACGATATACTGGTACAGCTCCTCGTCCGCTTGTAGAAGGATCCATCTCATTGAATCTACAAATATGTACACACTGTTTGAGATTAACGCACTGGTATTCGAGAGAAATAAGCCAAGAATTGAAACCCAGAATACCAAGCACATAAGTGACATTAACAAAACAACCCACTCCTAGCCAAAACACGAATAAAAGGTGTTTCAAGGATACTTTTGAAGCAAGATAATCCATCTGCATTGCGGGGGGAAAAATACCAACATGTGCAAAAATAATTCCTTAATTTATGTACATGTACTAGCAAGAAATTATCACTCACATAACATATGAAACAGCAATGAAATTATCTACCAAACCCATCCCGCCCTGGTTAGAGAAGCCATAAAGATTGATGAAAATATACCTCGACCATTCATCTTTTTTAATTTTCGTAATCTCTGTACTGACATCTTTGCCAGTAATCAAGCCTGTTTTCTTCTGTTCTTTGCTTTTTCTAGGAGGTGACAAATCTGGTTCAATTGACCTTCCTCTTACACTATTTGTTCTTCCGACCCTTTTATCAATCCCCTTTTGGCTTTTCCTCGGAGGAGAAAGATCCTCTGAAACTCGTGAATCGTTTATTTTTGAAGAACCACGGCGCTCTCGACGAGGGGGGAACAAATCATCCATCTCAGAGTCTCTTACACCAGAAACTGATGAATTTTTATGAGGCATGGGTGAAACGGAACCATGAACCTGTCCCCGCCGACGTGGAGGGGACATATCACTGTCCTCTGCATTTGAAGCCTTGGTCCTGCGTTCTGGTGAGGGAGAGTCATAGCGCCTACGGCGCTGCCGTGGTGGTGATAAATCGACTTCTTCAATGGCAGCTGAGGACTCTGTTACGTGCTTAGATGATGAAAAATCATTGAGATTGTGACGTTGTCGAGGTGGTGACAGATCAGAGCCTTCTCTTAGTTCTCTACCAAGACCATTAGGCCCTGGTGAGGAACTGCCATTGCGTTGGCGATGCTGTCGTGGTGGTGACAGATCAGCAAGTTCTTTTCTACCTGAATCTGAAGCATCCATCCCATGCTCAGGAGAAGGTGTCACATACCTAGCTTTCCGATTACGAGGTGGGGAATCAAGATTAGTTGAGTCCATTGGAGTATCAGAAATTGGAACCCAGCCACTACCATCTTCAGAGATTTCATTGTAAGAACGCCTAGCTCTAAGCTGCTCCAACCTCTTCATCCTTTTAACTTCTATGTCTTCATCAACTTGTGGCTTCTCATCTACAAaacgaaaaatcaaaagaacaacTTAGGAAATACAGTACACAATAAGGGGCTAACTGGGTTTTTGAGTCATAGTCCATGACAAAATGCATTTATTTTATGACATGGAAATTTTACCAGGTGAATCAatctcttcatcttcttcaagaTTGACTTGCTTTTGCCACACAGGATCTTCATCCACAACAAGAACACCAGCAGCTACTGCTTtagttttcttctttttttttttcttcttcttcttcttctcctctgCTGCACTGTTACTTTCGTACTTCTTCAAATACTCTTTCAATGATGAAGAAGTTGCCGCTGCCATCACCACTTTCACCTAAAAACAACATTTATAGACTCGTCAAAAGAAACATAACAGATGTTACTGATTGAGGATTGGCCAATCTATAGAGAAAGAAGAAATTAACTGATCCTCTTTTCCTTCTTCTCTTTCAAACAAATCCCTCTCCTTTCCTCAAGCCTGTCCCTGAGCCACGATAGGAAAGGCGACTGTCCTGGGCCCAAGGAGAAAATGCCTTTTTCATGGTTTTCCATCCTAGCATAACAAGGTTATAAACAAAAGCCCGCGAATTAGGCTAAATGGTTGAAGTGGTTGAATGGTATTGAGGCCTTGTTAATCATCAAACTTCTGAAAGCATCAGGGGTTTGAATCTAACCTAATACACTATCCTGATATCTTCTAATGAACAAAATCACTACCACCTACATTCTCTCAAGCTCCGGAgtcaattataaaaataaaaaataaaaactttccaAGTTCTCATTCAAtcgaatttataaattttatataaaaaataattcaatcaaactgACCTTTATTATGGTATTAAATTATTGTTCTTTTCTACTTTGCTCCCTCCTTAAAACAACCAAATTAACCCCCAAAACATAGTATTTAATCAAGaacaaattgaaaaaaaagGATAGTATGATTCTCAACTAAGATTATGAAGTGGGTATATAGACCAGGCCCGTCCTAAGGCAGGGCAAGAGGAGCTAAAGGAGAGATGAACGGTGATTGTCATAAAAATAGAAGCATATCAAAAAGGATTATACGAATTTCAAGTAGAATCATGGAGTGGGTATAGAATAATTGGACATAAAATAACACCAAAAACGAATCCAACAAAGTATAATTAACAATTTGAAACCCGTCATAACGGAAAAATCAAATCAGTAATCATAATCAATCTTATGAGAATCATATGAAAACAAAGCTAACAAAAAAACCCAACAgaatatatttaacaatttagcaaattatattattgaatcaataaaaatacaaaCAAATCAACAGAAAAACGGTAATTGTTTTGGCTGTATACAATATTGATTCTATACACATATATGCTCGTAAAACACGCCTGCCATACTCAATTCAAAGCAATAACATCTGATTTTATTATCCCAAAATTTCGATATATGTTCTAATTTatgcaaaaaatatataattaattgtataaatttataagacattgaaaatatttgattttcatgtaaatataaatctgaaaattgccAAGTACGGTTCGAAATTTATGGGTAAACAATCTGATTATTTAGCCTATTTAATTTCGATTTCGTACCTAATTTATGCCCAAGACATTGATTAATTATGCACAAAAATGTTTGGGGGTACTAAATGCAGGTAGTGTTTTACCTAAATGcaaaataacttaaaattatttaaatattattattcCTATATTGCCCTTGTTATAAATCTATCTTTTTTCCCATCCAAAAGCTATATTAGCACTTTAATACTCTGATTCAATAAATTGTAAAATAAACTCTCGCCTTGTGCTACAAATCGATGGACAACAATGATGAATTACGCAAAGACGACTATTTTACGGTACGTAATCGGATttattttggtcaaatcatATTGTAGAACGAACAAACTAGAACGAACCTGATTTATGGGACCTTAATTGCACGACACCCAAACAAGAACATCGGAAAAAATACCCGGTACATTAACTGAACGACCGGAAGATTATTCCAGCACTTTAACTGTACCGCCGCAAAGAATATCCGGCACACTAACTGTACCGCTGGAAAAGGATATCCGGCACTCTAACTGGACCGCCGGAAAAGGTATCCGGCACCCTTACTAAACTGACGGTGAACTTGCCCATTATATTAGCATAACGTCTGGAATTATGTGCCGGAGACCTAATGCAACCGCTGGTTGGATTTTCCGGCACCAGTGTTCTTTATCCGGAAATTCTATCCGGAGCGCATGTTATTGAATGttatgcttttttattattaatttaattattgatatgttttttttaatgggATTATTATTGATATATATGTTTACAGTATTGATTTTTGGTCAAAATAAATTGAAGGATTATCATTTTATTCCCAATGAAAACGGTCAACAATTGCCTGATTTTTCTTATCTTTTTATGACGAATGTAACATTTGATGATCGCCAAAAATTGTTAGACTGAGTTAAGTATGTTGGTACGGAGAATCACAtgtattttattattcaatctTTTAGACGACCATAGTGAGCTTCGTCAAAGCACTCCATTAGCCATGAATGGGGACTCTTCCTTCTTTTATTCTTCtggttttttaaaaatataatttactTTTCTTGGTGATTAGCCTTTCAAAGATTTGATTAAGGGATGAGAATGGACACATGGAAAACTCGTTACAAGAACTATGAAGAGCTTATACTATACTGCTACTATATATGTGGCTGTAACATGTTGCTTAATGGCACTCCCTATAGCAGGAAACTCACCAGAATCTGAGACTTTTACTGAAAGCATTTATAACGCAGTGGTTTGCTTAGGAATCGGAAACTAGCTGACTAATATCCTCGGAGATGTAGCAGAAGAGTGAACTTTCTACCTATTTCCATACTAGGGATGAATCATGAATATAAATCAGCTGAATAACATCCTCAGGTATGTTTAACTCTTTGATTCATTGCTTCAAGGGGGAGAGTATACATTCCACAAGACTAGCTCAGAGAGTTTGGGTTGACAAACAATGACATATTTTAGGACTAAATTTGGTGGAATAGTTTCCCACAAATGATAACACCGAATGTAAATTGCACTAAcatgattcaaaatcaaaactttCTAAATACTGGGTGTTCAAGAATCAAATTGAAATATTAACTGCGAGATTGATTAATCGGTTAATTAAGTGGGGTTCTGAACTACGTATCATACAAAAGTGTATTCTAAACAACATATCATAGATGAGCATGAATTTACTTAGTTTTTGTTGTTGCAACTTACACTCAACTAACACTCAACAAAAGCTCAAACAACTAACCATTTCTCCTACTAAGAAACAATGAAAACATCGATATAAATAGAATTACACTATgaaaaaatagagtcatttcaACAAACACTTGGTGGGCAATACTTTTAATCCCAAAACAACACAATTAACCAACAAACCGGAACAGCCATTCGGAAGTTGAAGTCGACTTCCGGTGGTAATATTCGGTAATTATACACGAATTAACATCAAAGAACGATaccaaattgacaaaaaaaaaaaaaaaaaaacaagatatAACATACCTATCTGAGTATCTTCAAGGTATGCGAAACCAGAGAAGCAAGTAGAAGGGGATGCAAAACCAGAGAAACGGTGGAGGCAATTAAGGTTCTTCTTTTGGGGTTTTGGAGACTTACAAATTATAAAAGGGTGTTTTTgtattttatgtattattatttaaatcattAAGTGATTCTGCAGTAAGGATTTTGTACTGCATTTAGTACCTGCGAAAAGTTTTATGCCCAATTCTTCtatgaaccctaattttatgaaaattacacaccccaaattcaatcaaatttttGCTAGAAATCTTACCAAATTCACCCAAATTGTTGCACGAATCGAGTGAGAGAAACGGGGAATTGTGCGCGGCTTGCTGCGAGGGAAGGCGAAGCTTTCTGGGTTGTCGGGGATGGTCGGGAAAGGCGGCACAAGGAGTAACACAACCACCCGCTGCCTACGCAATCGTTGCGTGGTGGTGGCTGCACGGTGGCTCGAGTGTTCTGCTGCTGGAGGCTGCGACGCGGAGGGACAGAGCTGCGGGGAAGACAATGGCACTCGTTGCCTGGTTTCCGACGCGGCTGTGATTCCGGTGAAGCAGATGCGTTGGCGTAATGGGATGCTAGTGCTGAAACTGGTTGTGGGTTGTGGTACTGGTTTTTGTTTCACCGACCCGGACAGATTGATTTGGGGCCACTTCTTgctaggggtgtcaaatcggatcaACGGGTCGATTTTGGGTCGGATTTATCGGATTTGCGTTATAACGGATCGGTTTGAAACGGATTTATTTGGCTAACGGGTCAGATCGGATATAAAACTTAACggatcgggtcgggttgtaTTTTTTATGCACGGATTCATATCGGAACGGGTTTTAAACGGTTCGGATTGTAGTCGGGTTGGGTTGGATTGGATCTGATTAGAACATGACGGATTGTTAACTGGTTTAGCCAGGCTATAACGGGTTCGGGTTCATATTGGATCAGCCTAATATCaggtcggattcatatcggattaATCGGGTAGCGGACTAAAACGGGTCGAATTGAAACGGATTTAGCCGGGGTACATTGAATTCAGGTTCATATCGGTTTGGGTTATTATCGGATGAGGTTAATCGATAGCAGGTTGAATTCCGTGTCGGGTCCATTCCGTTACATATATAGTTATAATATCGATGACTTAATTAGGAGACGAAACTATCGATGACTTAATTAGgagacgaaaatgctaactaaTTGTTGAAAGGATTAAGTATTTTTTAAGATCAGTACTTTAAGTTATTGAGTATATTATATATAACTTAGTTTAATACTACATAATTGCTAACGatgaactaataactaatatagTTTATTACGGTGTATTAACGAATCATATATTAATGAACTaataaagtactccgtataatttgTAACGAATTAAAAAGTATAACGTCCACATATGATTACTTTAACAAACTAATAATAACTTACGGATAGAAGGTGAGTGACGTGACAAATTGTTTGACAATTACTATCAGATAGTCTTTtacaaatatttaaattaaaaataaacatCAATTACAAATTTCATTTGATCAAAGTATATAAAGGGAAACATGAAGTACAAGCATAACTAATAGTCATAGACTTAATTGGTAGTGCGacatatttaatgttttaatttcttCAGGTGGTGAATGGTTTGAGTTAAACGGAATCTGATTAAAATTGGTTCGGATTAAACGAGTGACGGGTTGAAACATTTCGAATCAAACGGGTCACAGATTGCAAACAATGAACATCAAACAAAAAACGAATCCAAAACTCTAACTAATGAACCCAATATGAAAGGCATAAACTTAATATATAACATATTTAAAGTTCATTAATAAAGTATAATTAGCTTATTGAGTTTTTCTTGCGATTGGCGATGGTTGTGATTTCGAGTGAGATGAAGGCTGAGAGAGAAAAGGAGAAGGGAGAGACAAAGATGCCTATTGGTTTTTCCAGATTCCAGAGTACAACCGCACATGAGAATTCTCTAGAACTTCGTATTATGTGTAATATTTAATCAACGGGAGGGGCAAATTGGAAAAAGATAATTACGCAAAATCGAGGGTGAGTTTCGACTTTTTTATATAATTGGGAAATAGACTTTTAAAATATACATCTCTTTGTATTCATTTAAGCTCAAATTttgtttcatttaatttcaaattttattcattttattcattttttttgtttcttttttttatttccacATTTTTTTCCTTACCGATTTAACTACGAACATGTCATGTTATTTCCACTATTCACAAATAACAtttattgttaaatatatttttgtttCGGGCTTTGTTCCTCTGAGTTATCAGTTTATCAATTTTTTCTCTTGCCAATAACGACATCTTTAGGTGTCTTTTAGAAAGTCGGATAGCGCATGTTGGATTGATACATGGAGTTAATAGATTAGGAAATTAAGCCCAAAATCTATTAACctagccccccccccccccccccccccccccccccccgccccCCAAATCCCCAAAGAATGTGTGACACAAAAGTGAAAAGTgtaaggctctgtttggtaaCACTGCTTGAACATGAGTTGAAGGTAACACTTGAAATTGATAAGATAGTTGTTtgcattaactatttaatttgGTAAAACTAGTTTCTTAAGTATGTGAGATTTATTAGTACTTTTAAATGATATTCTGCGTATGTTCACATCTAA contains:
- the LOC110805020 gene encoding uncharacterized protein translates to MAAATSSSLKEYLKKYESNSAAEEKKKKKKKKKKKTKAVAAGVLVVDEDPVWQKQVNLEEDEEIDSPDEKPQVDEDIEVKRMKRLEQLRARRSYNEISEDGSGWVPISDTPMDSTNLDSPPRNRKARYVTPSPEHGMDASDSGRKELADLSPPRQHRQRNGSSSPGPNGLGRELREGSDLSPPRQRHNLNDFSSSKHVTESSAAIEEVDLSPPRQRRRRYDSPSPERRTKASNAEDSDMSPPRRRGQVHGSVSPMPHKNSSVSGVRDSEMDDLFPPRRERRGSSKINDSRVSEDLSPPRKSQKGIDKRVGRTNSVRGRSIEPDLSPPRKSKEQKKTGLITGKDVSTEITKIKKDEWSRFNEMDPSTSGRGAVPVYRFKGERISKDEYLKLTKKEEKPKKEEKKLEWGKGLAQKREAEARLLELELEKEKPFARSRDDPELDIMMKDRPRWGDPMLHLVKKKQSDLVLSDLGDNEKMKESGFIIPQDRPSHSWLNRGVDYEPNRYGIKPGRHWDGVNRSTGYEKQLVKRTNEKRATEREAYLWSVADM